The following are from one region of the Gossypium hirsutum isolate 1008001.06 chromosome D03, Gossypium_hirsutum_v2.1, whole genome shotgun sequence genome:
- the LOC107943086 gene encoding protein ETHYLENE INSENSITIVE 3, translated as MMMFDDMGICGDMDFFSAPFGEKDAATATLAALRTEPEATVEDDYSDEEIDVDELERRMWRDKMRLKRLKEQNKSKDGVDIVKQRQSQEQARKKKMSRAQDGILKYMLKMMEVCKAQGFVYGIIPEKGKPVTGASDNLREWWKDKVRFDRNGPAAIAKYQANNSIPGNNDGCNPIGPIPHTLQELQDTTLGSLLSALMQHCDPPQRRFPLEKGVHPPWWPTGNEEWWPHLGLPKDQGPPPYKKPHDLKKAWKVGVLTAVIKHMSPDIAKIRKLVRQSKCLQDKMTAKESATWLAIINQEETLARELYPESCPPLSSGGGSGSLVINDCSEYDVEGADNEPNFDVQELKPGNLNSSDLSVDRMRAIQQPPYSIKGEVVNNLDFMRKRKPSNDSNIMEHKIYKCEFVQCPYSEHRLGFHDRIARDNHQLTCPYRNSSALFSGSSFNVNEVKPVILPQAFAQSKPTATAVTSVSTPFDLSGLGVPEDGQKMISELMSVYDNNIQGSKNMNPSNNPIAEGQNILHPKIQQPQDEYFRGQGNFFEDSSMPNNHQMFPQGEGQFDRFKGLNSLFETEHNNNNSFPLMFGFPFDLSTFDYKEDLQTVGMDTIPRQDVSIWFQ; from the coding sequence ATGatgatgtttgatgatatggGAATTTGTGGGGATATGGATTTCTTCAGTGCTCCTTTTGGGGAAAAAGATGCGGCCACGGCAACGTTGGCGGCTTTGCGTACTGAACCAGAGGCCACAGTGGAAGATGATTATAGTGATGAAGAGATTGATGTGGATGAACTTGAGAGAAGGATGTGGAGGGACAAAATGCGTCTCAAACGACTTAAAGAACAGAACAAGAGCAAGGATGGGGTCGATATTGTGAAACAGAGACAGTCTCAAGAACAGGCGAGGAAAAAGAAGATGTCGAGGGCGCAAGATGGGATATTGAAGTACATGTTGAAGATGATGGAAGTGTGCAAGGCTCAAGGTTTTGTTTACGGAATAATCCCGGAGAAAGGAAAGCCGGTAACTGGGGCATCTGATAATCTTCGGGAATGGTGGAAGGATAAAGTCAGGTTTGATCGTAATGGTCCTGCCGCTATTGCCAAGTACCAGGCTAATAATTCGATTCCCGGCAACAATGATGGGTGTAACCCAATTGGTCCAATACCACACACCTTGCAAGAACTTCAAGATACAACGCTCGGTTCCCTTTTGTCTGCACTGATGCAGCATTGTGATCCTCCTCAGAGGCGGTTTCCTTTAGAGAAAGGTGTTCACCCACCGTGGTGGCCTACTGGTAACGAGGAATGGTGGCCGCATCTCGGATTGCCTAAAGATCAAGGCCCTCCCCCTTATAAGAAACCTCATGACTTGAAGAAGGCTTGGAAAGTCGGGGTTCTCACAGCAGTAATCAAGCACATGTCTCCCGATATAGCCAAGATTCGCAAGCTTGTAAGGCAGTCTAAGTGCTTGCAGGACAAGATGACTGCAAAGGAAAGTGCAACATGGCTTGCTATCATCAACCAGGAGGAGACCTTGGCTCGAGAGCTTTACCCCGAGTCCTGCCCACCTTTGTCCTCCGGTGGAGGAAGTGGATCTTTGGTTATAAATGACTGCAGTGAGTATGATGTTGAAGGGGCAGACAACGAGCCAAACTTCGATGTGCAAGAGCTCAAACCCGGGAATCTAAATTCATCTGATTTGAGTGTGGATCGAATGAGGGCCATCCAACAACCACCTTATTCTATTAAGGGAGAAGTTGTCAATAATTTGGACTTTATGCGAAAGAGGAAACCAAGCAATGATTCAAACATCATGGAACATAAGATCTACAAATGCGAGTTCGTCCAATGTCCCTATAGTGAACATCGCTTAGGTTTTCATGACAGGATTGCCAGGGACAATCATCAATTAACATGTCCGTATCGAAACTCCTCTGCACTGTTTAGTGGTTCAAGTTTTAATGTTAACGAGGTGAAACCTGTAATTTTGCCTCAAGCATTTGCGCAATCCAAGCCAACTGCAACAGCGGTTACTTCCGTCTCAACACCATTTGATCTTTCAGGACTTGGAGTTCCGGAAGATGGGCAGAAAATGATCAGCGAACTCATGTCGGTTTACGATAACAACATTCAAGGCAGCAAAAACATGAATCCCAGTAACAATCCAATCGCCGAAGGCCAAAATATTCTTCACCCGAAAATCCAACAGCCACAGGATGAATACTTTCGTGGTCAAGGAAACTTCTTCGAGGACTCCAGCATGCCCAATAACCATCAGATGTTTCCACAAGGGGAAGGTCAATTTGACCGGTTCAAGGGCCTGAATTCTCTGTTTGAGACCGAACATAACAACAACAACAGCTTCCCGCTGATGTTCGGGTTTCCATTCGATTTGTCTACTTTCGATTACAAGGAAGATCTTCAAACAGTTGGGATGGACACCATCCCAAGGCAGGATGTTTCAATCTGGTTCCAGTAA
- the LOC121215569 gene encoding probable carboxylesterase 18, translating to MSSTKKNWPKLPLGIRLLIAAHSMSVDAFSRNDGSAVNRRLMNLFDPKASPSRKPDNGVVSSDIVVDTTRKLWFRLYSNTTTAGKMFVPIVVYFHGGGFAYMAANSMSYDDLCKRLAREIPAVVVSVNYRLSPEHRYPSQYEDGFDVLKFIDNPDFEGFSAFGNTDTSSSKAFFIAGDSAGGNLAHHVALKACQHQFSRLKLRGVIALQPFFGGEERTESELKLAGAPLISVKRTDWMWKAFLPHGYNRDHQVVNVFGPNSVDISDLPFPPTLVFIGGFDPLQDWQRKYVEGLNKSGKHVYKIEYPNAIHGFYAFPQLPDTSLLMAEIKNFVLKQLDQ from the coding sequence atgtcTAGCACAAAAAAGAATTGGCCAAAACTTCCATTGGGGATCAGGCTTCTCATTGCTGCTCATTCTATGTCTGTAGATGCTTTTAGCCGCAACGATGGCAGCGCAGTAAATCGACGTCTCATGAATCTTTTCGACCCTAAAGCCTCTCCATCAAGAAAACCTGATAATGGCGTAGTGTCTTCTGACATCGTGGTTGACACCACCCGCAAACTTTGGTTCCGCCTATACAGCAACACTACCACCGCTGGCAAAATGTTCGTTCCCATTGTAGTCTACTTCCATGGTGGAGGCTTTGCGTATATGGCGGCCAATTCAATGAGCTACGATGACTTATGCAAGCGACTTGCGCGTGAAATTCCTGCTGTAGTTGTTTCCGTCAACTACCGTCTGTCGCCTGAGCACCGATATCCGTCACAGTACGAAGATGGTTTTGACGTTTTAAAGTTCATTGATAACCCTGATTTTGAAGGCTTTTCTGCTTTCGGTAATACCGATACCAGTAGCAGTAAGGCTTTTTTTATTGCCGGAGACAGTGCAGGTGGCAACCTGGCGCATCATGTGGCCCTCAAGGCTTGCCAGCATCAATTTTCCCGATTGAAACTTCGTGGAGTTATAGCGTTACAACCTTTTTTTGGTGGAGAGGAAAGAACAGAGTCGGAACTCAAACTTGCTGGGGCTCCGTTAATCTCTGTGAAGCGCACTGATTGGATGTGGAAGGCTTTCTTGCCACACGGCTACAATCGGGATCATCAGGTTGTTAATGTATTTGGCCCAAATTCTGTTGATATCTCAGATTTACCATTTCCACCAACCCTTGTTTTTATAGGTGGTTTTGATCCTCTACAAGATTGGCAGAGAAAATATGTGGAGGGATTGAATAAATCTGGAAAACATGTTTACAAGATTGAGTACCCGAATGCGATTCATGGCTTTTATGCGTTCCCCCAGCTGCCTGACACTTCCTTGCTAATGGCTGAGATCAAGAACTTCGTGCTGAAGCAATTGGATCAATAG